Proteins encoded by one window of Xyrauchen texanus isolate HMW12.3.18 chromosome 24, RBS_HiC_50CHRs, whole genome shotgun sequence:
- the LOC127617743 gene encoding putative nuclease HARBI1 yields the protein MWNHHETGDLCGVGESTVCKIVHKVCSAICELKKDFIKFPNAAEQATYKVDFYEYGNFPGVIGCIDGCHIPIKCPSTADAEEFRNRKNWFSINVQGVCTPTMQFSNIVARWKGSTHDSRLFHNSSLYGQFETRQHSGIVLGDSGYAQTNFLFTPYLHPVRPEQQRYNQAHMLTKGLIERMFGVWKNRFQCLRNTLRFEPRRCCIVIIATAVLHNFLKQCGCPDPDIEDDDDQHVPIAELANDRNGLAYRDAFALQHFS from the coding sequence ATGTGGAACCATCATGAAACTGGGGATTTGTGTGGTGTAGGTGAATCAACAGTGTGCAAAATAGTACACAAAGTCTGCAGTGCTATATGTGAACTGAAAAAGGATTTCATCAAATTCCCAAATGCTGCTGAACAGGCCACCTACAAGGTAGATTTCTATGAATATGGGAACTTCCCTGGAGTCATTGGTTGTATCGATGGCTGCCACATTCCCATCAAGTGTCCCTCTACAGCAGATGCTGAGGAATTCAGAAATCGTAAAAACTGGTTTTCAATAAATGTACAAGGAGTGTGCACTCCCACTATGCAGTTCTCCAATATTGTTGCACGTTGGAAAGGTTCAACTCATGACTCAAGGCTTTTCCACAACTCCTCTTTGTACGGTCAGTTTGAAACAAGACAACACTCTGGAATTGTACTTGGTGACAGTGGGTATGCACAGACAAACTTCTTGTTCACCCCTTATCTCCATCCAGTCAGACCAGAGCAACAGCGCTATAACCAAGCTCACATGCTCACCAAAGGGCTAATAGAGCGCATGTTTGGTGTATGGAAGAATCGTTTCCAGTGTCTCCGAAATACACTGCGGTTTGAACCTAGAAGGTGCTGCATTGTTATTATTGCAACAGCAGTGCTTCATAATTTTCTTAAACAGTGTGGCTGCCCAGACCCTGATATTGAAGATGATGATGACCAACATGTCCCTATCGCTGAGCTAGCCAATGACAGAAATGGACTTGCTTACAGAGATGCTTTTGCTTTGCAGCACTTCTCATAA